In Melanotaenia boesemani isolate fMelBoe1 chromosome 5, fMelBoe1.pri, whole genome shotgun sequence, the DNA window gaccaaattatttattttcatttagaacaacttaaaacaaatgGTTTGCTTTAAGTTCACAAATAAGTTTACATAAAATAAGAGTTTTTAggttaaactaaattaattattaacatTGGGTTAATGCAAAGATAATAGGTGTGACAGATtacagacagatttttttagGTTGAGCCAGtgttaaatttttttcagtgtataacaatgagctgtgcaaggccagagagctgcatttatctgaaatgattaccaggaatgtcaacaattctctctgtttgctatgattgaaaaacttacaaatcctcctatacagataagcccagagctcctttccactaaGAAATGCAgccaattaaaacaattaggcaaaatattaattccacacagtcaaacaggaaaactagtctgtgtctaaagcccggaaataattctgatgttatgtcgcagTTTAATATGGTCGTTTtaaaaatcctaaaagaaatcatttggcatttgaaatcaacaacatgcactctggacatgataccatccgtttttttaaaaacagtttttacctcagtagaaagtgatctcctactaaCAGCTCATTGGCAACAgacatttttcccaagtcactaaagatagctgctattaagccactcctaaagaaaggactctagatgcatctataatgaacaactatagacctgtctctaacctttcttttatttccaagattattgaaaaagttgtatttcaccagcttaatgactttttaaatgaaagtagaaatcttgataaatttcagtccggcttccgacctcatcacagcactgaaacagctctggtcaaagtgttaaatgacattaggttgaatactgattctggtcaagtattagtcctggttctgctggatctcaatgctgcgtttgatactgtagatcatagaatcctgttgcacaggctggaaaactgggttggactttctggagcggtccttaactggttcaggtcctatttagaaggccggagttattttgttacgatcggcagctatgaatccgagcgagtggccatgacttgtggagtcccccaggggtcagtccttggacctcttctgttctaCTTGTAtttgctccctttgggtcaaatattacagaactttagcattaattatcaaagttatgcagatgatacccaactttatgtgtctctgtcaccagatgactgcagtccgatagacttattgtgtcagtgtctggagcaaataaacacttgGTTGAGAGAGAATTTTATACTAATAAATGAAgactaaattaaaactattctgtttggtagcaaagagaagagggtcatcGTTgataaacacctggagactcgggctcttaaaatcactgaccaagtttgtaaccttggagtgttgatagactcagatctgactttaagcagccacatcaaagcttcactaagaagctttttaccagctcagaaacatcaacagaattaaaagtttagtctcccagaaagaccaggagaaactcatccatgcactcatctccagtaggctggattactgtaatggtcttttaacaggacttcctaaaaagagcattaaacatctgcaactcatccaaaacgctgctgctagagttttaaccaggactaagagatctgaacacatcacaccagttttgaaatctttacactggcttccagtcagtcacagaatagattttaaaacccttctgattgtttacaaatcccagaatggtttaggcccagaatacatctgtgatatgttcagagaataaaaacctagcagagctcttaggtccaaagactctggtcaactagtccagaccagagtccagactaaacatggagaagcagcatttagctgttatgctgcaaacaagtggaacaaactgccagtggagattaaactttcacctaatgtagacatttttaaattcaggttaaaacatttcttttctcatgtgtctatccatgaaatctgcacgctaactttttaactcatcttgcttttaataattttaatgtactttataattttattgtgattcttgctatatgttgctgccttttactcttgtgctgttgttttatgtaaagcactttgaattgtcctgtacatgaaatgtgctatacaaataaactgccttacCCTtgctgtcatttagcagacgcttctCTCCAAAGTGATTCATCACTCTGGGAATTGAACTTCGGTCTCTAGCATGGGAGACGGATGCGCTACCAATGAGATATCCAGCCGTACGTTCCAATACCTCCAGCGTGTCTTACCTTCTGACACTGCCATGAGACCATCtaccacctgctgccactattctgcctttctgacaccagcAATGCCCacaccgtgcccaccaattaaacatttttacatttttcaacacAGTCCATCAGGATCCCTTcaagttccagtgtaaaatgttctttagtgactaccGATGATGTATGTGATTGTTGAAGGGGTGTCGCAATTCGTAGGGGTTGACtttcagccctaccccttctagctcTGTTTTTAAGGAGCAAGTGGTAAGGGGTAGGGGAAGGggtaacaaagagaaatgggattgggcctaaaaagactaaaaagaaGAATGCAGATAAACTAAAAAGTTACATTTTGGgctcaaaaacacaaaaagtccTCTTACCTCAATGTGAAgagtttaaatattaaactaatCGTGTAGCTAATCTGTAACCACTATTCTGGATATTTCACCACCACTATATTTAAACAGCACCCTCTAGTGGTCGAGATGTAGCCACTGTGACAACTAGCCCGGTTCTCCCTATTTAAGCAGCCATGATTGTTTGTGTTCAATAATTTCCATCAACAATTAAAAgccatttagttttttaatgtCAGTGATATAGGATATTGTATATAGGGAGTCACAtcaattaaatatatatgtttcaGGAATTTCAAGGGACAGCTCAGGAAGGGAGGGCAAAAAGATCTGTAACTCGGACAAAAATACCCAGTTCCAGCATGTGACCAGTTGTTGTTCTTGTCATGGAAAACATAAGCTCTAATTGAATAAAAACGCAGTTATTCTTCTCTTTGACAGGAGCTTCCGTTACTTAACAGACATATAAAGCACACTGACAACAAGTCGAAAGTCAAGACCAGACTTGGCATCAAGGTCTTATTCTGTCTGGATCATAGTCGAGGGGATAGTCTGGGTAGAGTCTTCCTACCTCACCTAAATTCCATCTCTGATAGCAGCTACTGCGGGTCTCTTATGGTAACACACAGTAATTATCACCTGtacaaacaaacattcacacacccGCACTGTTATGACCCCCTTTTTTCATCCAGGGGACAAGGggtcaataacaaaaacacaccgGACCCAAACGTAAAAAGATacaacaatatttatttaattcatcaCAATTCCCAggtacaaacaaacaaaaagctaatataaacaacaaaagtgTTCTAGGTTGTATCAGTCCGGTtaccaaaagaaaacaattactttaataattaacaaaaggtgtccttaatTTAAGGTTAACGCTTATCCCTTAAatagcaaacaaaacaagagctttccaaaacaaacaaaagttactATTActacaataaacaaaaagtcttatctccaaacaaaccaaaatagtCTCCTACTGAGATTCCAAGTTATAACAAATATGAACTTAAATGGCTACTCAAAAGGTGAAAGCGTCTCTTCTCAAATCTTACCACAAAAAGCACAACCATGCATTCAACTTCTTACAAAGGGAAATCTAAAGGCTCCAACCACCAAATTCGTACTCATACACCAGCATCTCAACAAACAATCCCCAATGGCAAACTGTGGACCTAATGGTTCACAGCTGCCTCGAACAACACGTCTCCCATCCTTTTAAAGGTCCAGACTTCCTTCCATTGGTCCCCAAGCAGGAAGCAGCGGGTTGCAGCATCCAATAATCCTCACGGAGGTAGGCCAGAGGTCAGGTGATGATGCAGCCAATCCTGAGGATGGACAGGTGTGGGCGGGGTCGGCAGCCAATGTCCAATTTTCAGAAGCACAGTGGTCTGCGCTTAATCCATGTACTCAGGTCAAAGCCCTGGGGACGtgacacgcacacatacacacacacacacacgcgcgcacacacacacacacagagccatCATCAAGCACACATAAACACTGACACAACCACTTTGAGAACTAAAGGGTTAGTTATTGTACACATGCGCCAATAATGATAGTCTCTCATCCCACTCATGGAtattctggaaaaaaacagctgttcagttttattactACATGATCCACACTGAAACGTCTTCTTGCAGTACAGCCTGATCACCACTTGGTTGCACTGTAGTCACACTTATGATAAACTCCACCTGCAAGCATGCAGAAGGACACAAAGCATCCAgttacagagacaaacacaaagacaaagttTAAATATTGAAACAGATTAACTCTGGCATTGACTTCTAAATTCAGCAAATGctgtaaaaaatatgaattgataagaaacaaacaaataaataaaaaaaatgaataagacAAAGTAATGTTTATTTGCAGTGGTTTCACTTGCAGAGGTATGAAAGGCAGTTTTAGATGAATTACAATTCATGTCAAAAGTagcatatttctttattttagagACTCATATTGCAGGTATTTGAAATTGTgcaaatttcattcattcagtcattcactttctactgctttgtccattacgggttgcggttaagctggagcctattccagcattttagcaggtgagaggcagggtacaccctggacaggtcaccagtccatcacagggccaacaaagataggggacaaacaaccattcacccacactcactcctagggagactTTAGAGTCACTAATTaaactaacatgcatgtctttggacggtgagAAGAAGATACTGACTGTGATATTTCCATGTAACCATACTTCATTAGAGACAAGCAGCGTGAGCCGAAGATGCAGCGAGGATGATATCACTTAAATGGACCAAACACATCTGCAGGTAAAGAAATCACTTTAAAACAAGCAGGTTCTGTCATGGGTGATTGAGGTTTATTTATGCCATTTAGGCAAAAATGGAGTGACATCCTGGAAAAAAAGACAGTCAGCTGAGTTAGTGATTTATCCATCATTTAATAACTTATTTGGCATCTAAAGAAACTGTACTGTTAGTATctgttactgttactgttaGATACTGTTAGTATCAACCATATGATgaagttcattcattttcatttcattcattcattcatgaagaAGTGTATAGAGTAGTAATATATGGTGAGTTCTGTCTGCTTTGGGACCATAAGTCCAGCCTCCTGATGTGTTTATATAAGCTTTAACAGGAGAATGGCTTACCTGTTGCTCATGATGGCAGCTGCTAGTCATGATTAGGAGACAATCGTTTGTTATTTCTTAGCTGTGCATTTTccattattcattttcattgagAAGTTGGAGGTAATTGCCTAAGAACGGAGCCGAATTTGTTGCATGTCAACCAACAAATTGCATCCCTTCCCTGCTGGGATTCTGCACTGTCTAACATTGGTTGTCTCTTAACAATATCATTACTTATTTGTGGTCACTACTGATGCATTGGTTCTTAGATTTCATATACCTGTtagttctttgtttttggttgttgaGTTTTGCAGCTTAGTCTGTTTCCAGAAACACTTTTGTACAGTATTATATACAGTTTACAACATCTGTGCATAAACCTGCCTCTCGTTCTCTCCACACATGAACTTTTTAAGTAAAACTCTACAAACCAAAGTCGCCCTTTCAGCCACACTGACTGTGAGTCTTTAAGTTCCCTTTTACCATCAAACCTTTCAACTTTTTCTGACCTCTACCATGCCTCCCCCCATCGTGCATGTCTTAAGTTCCTTCATTTTTGAAGATGGAAAGATAACTCAACTATATAAGAGCTGATGTTGGCTTTGTTTGTCATGAGACAGGAGGGCTGAGCTAAGCTGGAGAAAAGTGCCTTTATCTGAAGGTGATCGTCATCTTTAACCTGCATTCGGTCCATCATGAAGATCCAGACGCTCCCTTTACTTCTGTGTGCTGTGATGACTCTGACTGGAGCTACAAGTGAGTATTACTTGTACATTAAGCTTTTTCTCAGACAAAATATACCTGGAAAGCAGAAAGCATTTCACATTCCCAGTTTAATGACACACTTTAGAGTTTtctaaaatacataaaattaccTTACaactattaaaaaacacatatatacatgaaCTAAGAAGACAGGAGCACATTGGGAACAACATGTCCTTCAGTATTTTGTCCGAACACATTTTCACATGGAAACTGAAAACTGCTGCTCTCGATTCTTTCTGTGATTCACTATCCAGTAAAATGGTCCTCAACTTGTCCTGATAACTGGACTAAAATCAACGGTCGCTGTTTCAGATACGTTCTGACACCAATGAGCTGGCGTGCAGCTGAGGTGAGACAGATGAAGAATGATGAATCCTGCTAGAAACATGaagttgttttgtatttgttctcAGTGACTCCACTCCTTTATGTTTCTATCATACTGTAGAGGAACTGCGTCTCTATGGGAGGACATCTTGCATCTGTCCACAGCGCGCAGGAATATCAGGAAGTACAAAGCCTGATATGGTCCATCACTTGTGACAATAAGGAAGCATGGATCGGAGGCTCTGATCACCAACAGGTATATAATTCAAATGGAAGATCTGATTTCTAcagaataacatttttataaattattctaAAATTTTCTTCTCTGATCTGTCCTCTAGGAAGGTGTCTGGTGTTGGACTGATGGTACAAACTTTTGGTTCAAAAGCTGGTGCCCTCGAGAGCCCAATAATTCTGGCAGTGGGCAGCATTGCCTGCAAATAAATTATACAGGTAAAACACAATTCTAGATTGACTAGAAATAGATAAATACAGGATGTTGATTTCCTTTTTACACAGCTGCTTTTGTCTGgatataaaatgtgtttgtatacAGTCATGAGATCATCCTGAAGTTTTACTTTGTGCAGCACTGAGTGACTCTGTGTTTTTGGTACTTACAGGAAAAAAGTGCTGGGATGATGACTGGTGTAATGTTAGACGTTCATCTGTCTGCGCCAAGAAAATCTGACGACTCCTGGACTGATTCAGGGACACGATGAACCTTCCAGCGTTCCAACACTGGTGgatctgtgtttctgttcatcCTGTTCAACCACATGTGTAACCTTCACTCATTATCACTCTCCATCTTTATTCTTCTCTATCGCTGTAACGCTACATAAGGAATGAAGCAACCAGGAACATAATCAGTAGCTGGATGTCTGTATCAGGTCTTGTGACTTTAATAAGAGCAGACTGAGTTatgaaaatgatgattttaGCTAAACTTTCCTCTGCAGACTAAACTATCTCTTCTTGTcttttccaaattaaaaacttCAAGCATTGCAGTAAattgttctgtgtgtttgttatatcttgtgtttttatttactctgcaTGTTACACAGCTGCAGTAGCAACAGATTTTATAAAAGTTAAGTTCCATATTAacatatttcatgaaaaatgttaGCTCATTATTGACTTTAATTGCAACAACATGTTTTCAAAACTGGAATGTtaaaacaaaaggctggaaaacaaactgcacaaaaaataaacagtagGGGCAACATGTAGCCACTAATTAGTTCATAAGACAGCAGGTCAATAACATaactgggtataaaaagagcaaCTTAAAGAGGTAGAGTCTGTCAGAAGAGGTAAACTGTCTACAGATCAAGTATTTTCAGCAGAATGTCTCTCAATGTAAAATTATAAACACTGAATATTCCATCATAGACGAGACATAATCTCATCAAATGATTCAGACCATCTGGAGACAACTCTTTGTGTAAGTAACATGAATGAAAACCAGTATTGGATGGAGCTCTTCGGACCCTGAGGCAGCcatgcattaaaaacacacatgactCTATCATGGAAATCACTCACTGGGATTGTGAACACTTCCAGGAATCAGTTCACCGTGTCATCCACAACAGCAgcttaaagctctatcatgcaaataagaagaagaaatgctGCTGCCCTCTCCTGGTCAAAGCTAAGTAGAAACAGACGGAGGCAAAGTGGAAATTCTTTATGGAAATCATGGACCATCTGTGTTGTTAACAACGCTCAGTTTCATATAACAAGGACAACAAGGAAAATTTTTTagtacaaatcaaaaacacctggaggagcatttgacgactaattaggttaatttgTAGCAATAACATGACTCGGGATAAAAGGAATATTTGAAAGGAAAAAttggcattttttttccatgttaagGTGAAATTTCTTATCTgatgttgtttctgttctattctgaACAAAATGAGGGTTGGTGAGATTTGCAAACCATtgagtttagtttttaatttaaaattatttaatatttaatttaaaatacaatTCAGCCACCACATGTACAGGTTTATATGTATGACCTGAAATTACAAAGCAGCTGCAGgttaaaagtttgatttttcATTAACAATAAGTTATTTTACCTTCGATGTAGGTGAATTATGGTGGATTTTCTTCCTCTAAATGATGTTGTTAGTATGGCCATTTGAACATAGTACAAAATTATTTAACTCTGCTGAATAACATTAGtcattttccaaaagaaaaagaaaaactactaaATTATTCCACATAAAGCAAACTAAGTCATGGCTTAGCCTGATAGTTAaacatgatgaggttaaactgtaGATTTTTCTCTATATTTAAGAGAATTTgcgtttcttctttttaacttattgtgaaattttgtggtTTCTAATTTATCTGTTACTTCACTGAAAGTTTTGTAAGAGTTTCTACCAGGTATCTGATAATTACTGCTTAGTCACTGAGACagagaattaaaaaacagaGTCACTGTAAAACGGGAAGaagtcaaacacaaaacagcaagGAGTTACTTTAAGATCCAAGTCTTTCCAAAAACAATTGAAATGTCTGTTTGGGCTGCAGCAGAGATTCTCAGAGGTCCCCGACTTTCCCAACAGGTTCTCCAAACAGTACAGGGGGTCCACAAAGTTTTGACTACGACAGAGTGGGCGTGACATCCACACAGAGATGAGCTGAGGTGTATCTGcttactatttaattatttagatgTTTTGTTCACATGGATTTGATGTTTTAGGAGCCTGAAAAAACTAACTTTAGAACCTAATCCAGGTCCTGAAGTGAATCAATGAAGTCATCAAAATCTGCTGTACAATGTGTTAAAACACATATCctcagtcattaaaaaaaactatttcgtACATCACACCTTGTGCATCCAACCTATTTTCCTCCATGTACTGTGGGTTATTGAGGTCGGCAGTCAATggtcaaaattcttccagacacaaacatgttttcacctACGAGTGAacccagtggcctcaggtgcagctaTGACTGTACTGCAGGTAatacttcagtattctgtacaTGTGTATTATCTTCTTCCATGTgccttttaaggtgttactCAACCCGAGAAGTACTCTACCACCTATTAAACAAAGCTGGtaaagcagttttaaagctcagaaggTTCTTActtcagagacactgtagtaaaaatgctggcacaaatatggcagctacTACATATGaggacccacagcaagtagatagaaatggctcattctaaaagaataaaaacataaaggttATTTTGGTAgggattagataccaataggaACAGCTTTTAATGATATATTCTGTTATTGACATTTGATTTTGCTACACGCTGCACCTTTAAGTTGTTGCTTAACAGAAGGAAATTATCTACAGCCATTCCCTATACTTACTCAGTAAATACCTTCATAAAGTACTGGCAGGTATTACCAGTTCAGGTTTAAAGTCAGATCCAACTAGTGCAGATTCAGGAAGCAGAAGAGCATCCAGAAATACCCGGCTCTATAAAATCTAACCTGATTCACTGCTATTGCCTCCAGATGCACCCGGCTGGACTCAACTGTAATGGCGAGATTTAAAGTAAGACACTCAGACACAATGCTTCACCTGCAGCAGCTCTAGCATGAATGAAGCATGTGTAGAGCTCCCTCTCCTGATCCCTGCAGGCATTACCAGTAcaatctcttcctctcttccttaGCTAGGCCATTTTTCTGATGAATTAAGCTATAAGAACACAGTCATTATTAATGAGAACAACGTGGGTTTAACTGGACTATAATTGAACTTGAATGAACTGTATTGATTGGACTGTCTAGGTAAAATGCTTTAATTTGACTTTGTTGCTAACTGGTACCatacaaattaatttaactgaGTTGAACTGAggtgaattaaattaaactgaattacatttattttaactgaactAAATTGTTGTGATAGACTGGAGACCTGCTTCTCATCTGCTAGATgttgggacaggctccagcttggatggatggatggatggatggatggatgtggatggatggatggatggatggatggatggatggatggatggatggatggatggatggatggatggatggatggatcgatcGATTGATGAAACATCCTTTGATATTAAGTCATTTAATGCATGAAGCATCTAATCTCATGtgacaaatgaaaaatttaGGATTTTACATAAAATCCTGAACATTATTTAGTGTCTTCATTTGTCTCAATGTCCAACACAGAAAAACTGTCGTTACATGCAGGCCAACCTTGCTTCAATAGATGAATGTGAGTTCATTAATGACTTGATAATAATATTCACTCACAGCAGCCCTAGAACATGGATTGGAGGCAATGACTGGTAACtggtatatgtatatatatatatatatatatatatatatatatatatatatatatatatatatatatatatgtgtgtgtgtgtgtgtgtgtgtgtgtgtgcaaatagTTTAGATATTACTTTAGATAAATTAgcagtaaaattaaacattcaaagtgaaaaacaaatatgtaattattagCTATCAGtataaacacagacacagtgTACAGACATGAAACATAAACTGGCTTCAAAGTGCTTGTTACTGTATTTGGCATTTACTTAGCGAGGGTGTTGACCAACTATGTGTGTTTGTCTATAGCAACATACTGATTCAGTTTCATAATTAAATGATAACGCTTCCAAAGAAGCTCACACTTTGGAAGTTGTTGACTTTTCTTATTCTGTTACAAAAACGCTggaacattaaaatgattcctgaacacagaaccacagAAAGCGTAAATACCCCCTGATGTCTTCAATAGCAAAGTTTAAGAGAAGTAGTTTGTTGGGTGGAAACAAATATCTTCAGCAGAGTATTAACATTAATGCTATGTTGACAGGCTCATATAATTTAAACATCAAATAAGACAAAGAACAATGAAGACAGTTCGTTATGAAGTATATGGAGAaatttctggttctggtgctggAACATATAGACATATAATAAAGGCAATGCGCTCTTTGTAAACTCAACTTGTCACACTCAACTGTATTGGAGACTTCGATGAACATTATAGTTTCTTTTGCTTTTCCAAAGAACACAACACCAGtataaaacagatgttttttaacacagtgtcaaagaaaataaaacaaacatacaaaacaaatgtaaaataaacagagaaTTGAAGACCAGAGAAATTTGTACCAGTACTGAAGGGTTCATTCAAAAGGAACCATTTCTAATagtgtattttattatcatttagaAGGGACTCCGTTGTGTTATTGAAATATTAGGATTACATGAGAAATTGTCATGACACTAACTGATGgtgagtaaaattaaaaatggatggtatCACTTCTTCCTTTAAACCAGTGGACTGTCCAGTCCTGTTAAAGTCCTCTGGTTTAAAATGACGGCTGCAGACGACTGAACAGTCCTTCGGCAAAAAGTCTGTCCTCCTGAGTGCTGCCACCTATTTTGCCTCCTCCATTTATCTTTTGGAAACAGACCAAACAACTCCATCTGAACATCGTTCACTTCTCAGTTCTTCTGTAGCTACAGGTCAGCAGTTAAAGTTAATGTTAGCAccatgaaactgatttaatagatgATGTTGAAATGACCTACTTAGCACAATTATATGAAGTGGGTGATTGCTAAATCCCACTTAAACCATCTTACTGTAATCATCATCttactaaaacatttttattttcttgtcctgacataagctggtttattttatgttagcTTAAGAAATACACCAAATTCAACAATTCATAACcgttaaataatataaaaccactTCTTACTTGTGAAAAGTTATCTCTCTTATCTTGGTTTCGGTGTTTCTTTTGCAGGAACATCCGTATGCAGCACAAAAATCTGCCATtttggtttcacacacacattctgacACAATATTTATTCCAATTTATTAACTCTGAAGAAGTTTCTTCTCTACTCCACCGAACATGAACTCATCCTCATTGGCTTCGTATGCTGCCtttcaaatgtgttttcaacAAACTTTGAATAgacccccaccctcccctcccTTTACCTCTTGTATTACACTGAACGttcacatgtctgccatctagtggtggacAGTAGTAACAGGTTTAAGCTCTTTCTTCAGATATGGCCTCATGCTAGATATCATTTTGCAAATTGATTAGATATTACTTTAGATAAATTAgcagtaaaattaaacattcaaagtgaaaaacaaatatgtaattattagCTATCGGtataaacacagacacagtgTACAGACATGAAACATAAACTGGCTTCAAAGTGCTTGTTACTGTATTTGGCATTTACTTAGCGAGGGTGTTGACCAACTATGTGTGTTTGTCTATAGCAACATACTGATTCAGTTTCATAATTAAATGATAACGCTTCCAAAGAAGCTCACACTTTGGAAGTTGTTGACTTTTCTTATTCTGTTACAAAAACGCTggaacattaaaatgattcctGAACACTCAGAACCACAGAAAGCGTAAATACCCCCTGATGTCTTCAATAGCAAAGTTTAAGAGAAGTGGTTTGTTGGGTGGAAACAAATCTATTCAGCAGAGTATTAAAATTAATGCTATGTAGACAGGCTCATATAATTTAAACATCAAATAAGACAAAGAACAATGAAGACAGTTCGTTATGAAGTATATGGAGAAATTTCTAGTTCTGGTGCTGGAACATATACACATATAGTAAAGGCAATGAGCTCTTTGTAAACTCAACTTGTCACACTCAACTGTATTAGAGACTTCGATGAACATTATAGTTTCTTTTGCttccttttaaaaaagtttattaatcaAAAGctccgttcacactgcagctcaaatAGGATTTTTGACCCATATCTGGCtcatatcagattttttaatgataGTCTGAACGGtacaattcagattttttacaatctgacccaggccacttttATATGTGGTCCTAGATCAGACACATATCCAATCTGTGTGGAAGTTCAAAAAGTGTTAGTGTGATGACCCACGAAAGGATGTgggaccattatcttgaccaataaacATCTTGTGGGCTGGTTTGGGGTCAGATAGCAGATGTAGGGTGGTCTGATCAATTCATAAagagtatcaaattaaacatccatccatccatacatccattgtcttccgcttatccggagtcgggtcgcgggggcagctgcctaagcaggg includes these proteins:
- the LOC121640204 gene encoding galactose-specific lectin nattectin-like produces the protein MKIQTLPLLLCAVMTLTGATIKWSSTCPDNWTKINGRCFRYVLTPMSWRAAERNCVSMGGHLASVHSAQEYQEVQSLIWSITCDNKEAWIGGSDHQQEGVWCWTDGTNFWFKSWCPREPNNSGSGQHCLQINYTGKKCWDDDWCNVRRSSVCAKKI